The sequence GCGCCCATGGACGGGGCGCGATGCTGTGCCCCGACAGCCCCGCCGAGGGACATCCCCCGCGCCCTCGGCGGGGCTTTCCCGAGGGAGGCACCGCGATGGCCATCACCGACACCGACGGCGACCGTTCCGCCCCGCCCGCACCGGCGCGCGCCGGCGGACCGAGCCGCCGCGTGCGGCTCGGCTACGCCTCGGGCTCGCTCGTCACGGGCACGTTCACCACGCTGCCGGGGCTCCTCCTGCTCCCGTACCTCACCGACACGCTCGGCGTCGGCGCCGCGCTGGCCGGGGCGGTCGTCTTCCTGCCGAAGGCGTGGGACGTCGTCCTCAACCCGTTCGTGGGCCGCGCCAGCGACCGCACGCGCACCCGCTGGGGCTCCCGCCGCCCGTATGTGCTGTGGGGCGGGCTCGTCATGGCCCTGGGCTTCGCGCTGACCTTCGCGGGCCCGCTGCCCGGCCCGGCCGGTGCCTGGTTCACCGCCGCCGGCTACCTCCTCACCGCGACCGCCTTCGCCTTCTTCCAGGTCCCGTACGTCGCCATGCCCGCCGAACTCGCGGACCGCGAGGAGGACCGGATGCGCCTGGTCGCGGGCCGGGTCGCGGTGATCGGCGTGGCGGCCCTGGTGACGGGGGCGGCGGCACCCGCCCTGGTGGACGCGGGCGGCGGCGGCCTGGCGGGACACCGGTACGCCGGGGTGTTCGGCGCGGTGGTGGTCGCGGCGGGGGCGGTGTGGGTGTGCGCGGGGACCCGTACGGGGCGGAGCACCGCACCCGTCGTCGCGTCGCAGCCCACCCTGCGCGAGCAGTTCGCCGCCGCGCGCGCCAATCCGCCGTTCATGGCGCTGCTGCGCTGCGTGGTCCTCCAGTCCGTCGCCACCGGCGTACTCCTCGCGGGCGCCCCGTACTTCGCCGACCACGTGCTGCACGACTCCTCCGGGGTCGGTCCGCTGGTGGCCGCGTTCGTCGCGCCGAACCTGCTGACCATGCCGCTGTGGTCCCGGCTGCGCGGTCCGCGCGGATACGCCCTGGCCTCCGCGCTGTTCATCGCCGGCTGTCTGCTCTTCCTGGCCTCGCCGGTGCTGCCGCAGGGCGCGGTCCTGGTCACGATGGCCCTGGCCGGCACCGGCCACGCGGGCCAGCTGCTCTTCCTGTACGCGATGCTGCCGGACTGCGTGGCGCGGGACACGGCCCGGACCGGCCGCCGTCAGGGGGGCGTGCTCTCCGGGGTGTTCACGACGGCGGAGGGCCTGGGCGTGGCCGTCGGTCCGTTCCTCTACGGCCTGGTTCTCCAGCTCACCGGCTATGTCTCCTCCGGCACCGGTGACGCCGCCGCGCAGTCCCTCACGGCCCGCGTCGGCATCCTGGCGGGCTTCGGCGCGCTCCCGGCGCTGGCCGCCGTCGCGGCGGTCCTCCTGCTGCGCGCGTACGACCCCGCCCCTAAGTAGTCCCCCTAGCCCATAACACGGGTAGGCGCGCCCGCACCCCCGCAGCATGATGGGCACGTCGTGACGCGCGCATCGGGGGGTGGCTTTCGTGACGTACACGCGGGACCGGTACACCACGCAGGTCGGCTTCGGCCCGGACGTGCGCGAACTGATCACCCGGGCCCTCGCCCCGCAGGAGCCCGGCCTCGTCGTGAGGACCGGGGCCTACGTCGTCGACCCGCCGTTCTTCGGCAACGGGGACATCGGCCGGGTCGCCGTCTGCGGTGCGGTCAACGACCTCGCGGCCACCGGCGCCGACCCCCGCCACCTGGCCCTCGGCATCGTGCTGGAGGCCGGGCTGCCCCTCGACCTGGTCCACCGGCTCACCGCATCGGTCCGGGAGGCCGCCGCCGAGGCGGGGGTCACCGTCGCCGCCGTGGACACCCAGGTCGTCCGCGCGGGCGAGGCGGACCGGGTCTACGTCACCGCGACCGCGTTCGGGGAGCGC is a genomic window of Streptomyces sp. NBC_00708 containing:
- a CDS encoding MFS transporter, with translation MAITDTDGDRSAPPAPARAGGPSRRVRLGYASGSLVTGTFTTLPGLLLLPYLTDTLGVGAALAGAVVFLPKAWDVVLNPFVGRASDRTRTRWGSRRPYVLWGGLVMALGFALTFAGPLPGPAGAWFTAAGYLLTATAFAFFQVPYVAMPAELADREEDRMRLVAGRVAVIGVAALVTGAAAPALVDAGGGGLAGHRYAGVFGAVVVAAGAVWVCAGTRTGRSTAPVVASQPTLREQFAAARANPPFMALLRCVVLQSVATGVLLAGAPYFADHVLHDSSGVGPLVAAFVAPNLLTMPLWSRLRGPRGYALASALFIAGCLLFLASPVLPQGAVLVTMALAGTGHAGQLLFLYAMLPDCVARDTARTGRRQGGVLSGVFTTAEGLGVAVGPFLYGLVLQLTGYVSSGTGDAAAQSLTARVGILAGFGALPALAAVAAVLLLRAYDPAPK